In Sphingomonas sp. G-3-2-10, a single window of DNA contains:
- the dacB gene encoding D-alanyl-D-alanine carboxypeptidase/D-alanyl-D-alanine-endopeptidase produces the protein MNRSLLALALLIATPATAQVAPPLQQRVETVLAEAGPGVRYGLVVTDEAGREIVAINPDGRFIPASNTKMFTTAVAFHTMTGLDQPDVAGGTVVLLDGKDVVLEGAGDARLSSAADCKTDCLAVLADAVAKRTRRVRDVIGDDTLFPDQRWSQGMSWNNIPSRSGTGISALTLDDNELALTITPGEEGAEPKVEGYPYFTLDNRIMTVTNGKTDIGYDREPNGMVLRLTGTIKAGTVETVRVGIDDPANYAAWRFRKMLEERGVRVTGKVTVRRRATGPADDPANRGNPPVRAPRIAGLAQLTPPPLAEDLTHINKVSQNLHAELLLRRVGLVRGMGSTQDGLAEVRAMLALAGVPRTAYDFSDGSGMSTYNRVAPRGMTIFLRWIAAQPWGEAYRATLPIGGVDGTLGRRFKGTPLEGRIFAKTGTLNATNGLSGYMIGKSGKRLIFSAFANDVPEGVGATKWMDAALVLIAEAN, from the coding sequence ATGAACCGATCGTTGCTCGCGCTCGCCCTGCTCATCGCCACGCCCGCCACCGCGCAGGTCGCGCCGCCGCTTCAGCAGCGGGTCGAGACCGTGCTGGCCGAAGCAGGACCGGGGGTTCGCTACGGCCTTGTCGTCACCGACGAGGCGGGACGCGAGATCGTCGCGATCAATCCCGACGGCCGCTTCATCCCCGCGTCGAACACGAAGATGTTCACCACGGCGGTCGCATTCCACACCATGACCGGGCTCGACCAGCCCGACGTCGCGGGCGGCACCGTGGTGCTGCTGGACGGCAAGGACGTGGTTCTCGAAGGCGCTGGCGATGCCCGCCTGTCGAGCGCGGCGGACTGCAAGACCGACTGTCTGGCGGTGCTGGCCGATGCCGTGGCGAAGCGCACCAGGCGCGTCCGCGACGTGATCGGCGACGACACGCTGTTCCCCGACCAGCGCTGGAGCCAGGGGATGAGCTGGAACAATATCCCGTCGCGTTCGGGCACCGGCATCTCCGCGCTGACCCTCGACGACAACGAGCTGGCGCTCACGATCACGCCGGGCGAGGAGGGCGCCGAACCGAAGGTCGAGGGCTATCCCTATTTCACCCTCGACAACCGGATCATGACCGTCACCAACGGCAAGACCGATATCGGCTATGATCGCGAACCCAACGGCATGGTCCTGCGCCTGACCGGCACGATCAAGGCCGGCACGGTGGAAACGGTGCGCGTCGGTATCGACGATCCGGCGAACTATGCCGCATGGCGCTTTCGCAAGATGCTGGAGGAACGCGGCGTACGCGTGACGGGCAAGGTGACCGTGCGCCGCCGCGCGACCGGCCCCGCGGACGATCCCGCCAATCGCGGCAACCCGCCGGTCCGCGCGCCGCGCATCGCGGGGCTGGCCCAGCTCACTCCGCCGCCGCTGGCCGAGGACCTGACCCATATCAACAAGGTCAGCCAGAACCTCCATGCCGAACTGCTGCTCCGCCGCGTCGGCCTGGTCCGTGGCATGGGTTCGACGCAGGACGGGCTGGCCGAGGTCCGCGCGATGCTGGCGCTCGCCGGCGTGCCGCGCACCGCCTACGACTTTTCCGACGGCTCGGGCATGTCGACCTATAACCGCGTCGCACCGCGCGGGATGACGATCTTCCTGCGCTGGATCGCGGCGCAGCCCTGGGGCGAAGCCTATCGCGCCACGCTGCCCATCGGCGGCGTCGACGGCACGCTCGGCCGCCGCTTCAAGGGCACGCCGCTGGAAGGCCGCATCTTCGCCAAGACCGGCACGCTCAACGCCACCAACGGCCTGTCGGGCTATATGATCGGGAAAAGCGGCAAGCGGCTGATCTTCTCCGCATTCGCCAACGATGTGCCCGAAGGGGTTGGCGCAACGAAATGGATGGACGCCGCGCTGGTGCTGATCGCCGAAGCGAATTGA
- a CDS encoding serine hydrolase domain-containing protein, with translation MPLLSALLLTASPQPVAAVRITFDRSGETTIFTRGMADLATGRAVTADDPVRIASISKLVVSIAVLRLVEQGRLNLDADVSKLLGWRLRNPAFPDKPITLRLLLSHQSSLTDRIDYVLPLDADMRGILSDPKAWDDQHAPGTYFRYTNFNFPVIAAVMERATGERFDKLMDRLVIRPLKLSACYNWEACTAPVAARAVVQYRDGKPTKDDNQGVKPACSVTPAKDGSCDLSVWRPGANGAIFSPQGGLRISARDLARVGRFLLNRGALDGVRLLNRRSFAMLETPLWTYNGIEGEGANGDIGADSSVDAPTGGFTCSYGLSVHFLATPVKGCRDDPFGDGRRRFGHSGDAYGLKSGLWIDRERGTGVVYFATDVSTAKPGRSAFTPTEEALARGE, from the coding sequence ATGCCGCTCCTGTCCGCCCTGCTGCTTACCGCTTCACCGCAACCCGTCGCCGCGGTGCGCATCACCTTCGATCGATCGGGGGAAACGACGATCTTCACCCGCGGCATGGCCGATCTCGCCACCGGCCGCGCGGTGACTGCCGACGATCCCGTCCGCATCGCCTCGATCTCGAAGCTGGTCGTGTCGATCGCGGTGCTCCGGCTGGTCGAGCAGGGCAGGCTGAACCTTGATGCCGATGTCTCGAAACTGCTCGGCTGGCGACTGCGCAACCCGGCCTTTCCGGACAAGCCGATCACGCTCCGCCTGCTGCTGTCGCACCAGTCGAGCCTGACCGACCGGATCGATTACGTCCTCCCGCTCGACGCCGACATGCGCGGCATCCTGTCGGACCCCAAGGCATGGGACGACCAGCACGCGCCCGGCACCTATTTCCGCTACACCAATTTCAACTTTCCGGTGATCGCAGCTGTGATGGAGCGCGCCACCGGCGAGCGGTTCGACAAGCTGATGGATCGCCTCGTCATCCGCCCGCTCAAGCTCAGCGCCTGCTATAATTGGGAAGCCTGCACCGCCCCGGTCGCCGCCCGCGCGGTGGTCCAGTATCGCGACGGCAAGCCGACCAAGGACGACAATCAGGGCGTGAAGCCCGCCTGCTCGGTCACCCCGGCAAAGGACGGCAGCTGCGATCTGTCGGTCTGGCGCCCCGGCGCGAACGGCGCGATCTTCTCGCCGCAGGGCGGCCTGCGCATCTCGGCGCGCGATCTCGCAAGGGTCGGCCGCTTCCTGCTGAACCGCGGCGCGCTCGACGGTGTCCGCCTGCTGAACCGGCGCAGCTTCGCGATGCTCGAAACCCCGCTCTGGACCTATAACGGGATCGAAGGGGAGGGCGCGAACGGCGATATCGGCGCGGATTCCTCGGTCGATGCCCCCACCGGCGGCTTCACCTGCAGCTATGGCCTGTCGGTCCATTTCCTCGCGACCCCGGTGAAAGGCTGCCGCGACGATCCATTCGGCGACGGCCGCCGCCGCTTCGGCCATTCGGGCGACGCCTATGGCCTGAAGTCCGGCCTGTGGATCGATCGCGAGCGTGGCACCGGCGTCGTCTATTTCGCCACCGACGTCTCGACCGCCAAGCCCGGCCGCTCGGCCTTCACGCCGACCGAGGAAGCGCTGGCTCGCGGCGAATGA
- a CDS encoding permease codes for MTDAATLPPPAIKPGIGRMALYVLLGFSAGLPFYMFSTILSARLTDHGVALTIIGFFAWVQLLPTFKFLWAPLLEKYDVPGFARFWGKRRGWIMLSQLGIVTSMAAMTLTASDASLPVTALFAVLLAFWTTTLEVAADAWRIELAPTQEEQGPIAASNLWGYRTAMVAAGSGALIFADASGSFAGTLRGFGIEPSWTSSYLLITLAAAIPLPILASLPAQPSREGGTGTGGRGVALVTGLGASAAILLAIGLGTALVGWLVLGAASGIGVDAKTNVTPWVLGISALPFLAMAIALPRIRTAGPNSPLRTSTAIGPYVDFFWRYGTLAITLMAFVSIYRMGDVLALNLSKPMILGLGYTKTEIGRADGIIALVSSIVGVGLGGWMVTRWPSAITLTIGAIFAAIGNFGFVWLAHMPHDEMTLYIATALDQFGNGMAGAVFVVYLSMLCSPRYPGAQYAFLSGFAFLLSRLLAGAGGTIVGQLDKMPWLKALNASGFDAFFFASGAISLAALLFLPLIARARARPYEEAA; via the coding sequence GTGACTGACGCCGCCACCCTTCCCCCGCCAGCGATCAAGCCCGGAATCGGGCGGATGGCGCTGTATGTGCTGCTGGGTTTCTCGGCTGGCCTGCCCTTCTACATGTTCTCCACGATCCTGTCGGCGCGGCTGACCGATCATGGCGTCGCGCTGACGATCATCGGCTTCTTCGCCTGGGTTCAGCTGCTGCCGACGTTCAAGTTCCTGTGGGCGCCGCTGCTCGAGAAATATGACGTGCCCGGCTTCGCCCGCTTCTGGGGCAAGCGCCGCGGCTGGATCATGCTGTCGCAGCTGGGCATCGTCACGTCGATGGCAGCGATGACGCTGACCGCATCGGACGCCAGCCTGCCCGTGACGGCGCTGTTCGCGGTGCTGCTCGCCTTCTGGACGACCACGCTGGAAGTCGCCGCCGACGCGTGGCGCATCGAACTGGCACCCACGCAGGAGGAACAGGGGCCGATCGCGGCATCGAACCTGTGGGGCTATCGCACCGCGATGGTCGCGGCGGGCAGCGGCGCGCTGATCTTCGCCGATGCCAGCGGCAGCTTCGCGGGCACCCTGCGCGGGTTCGGAATCGAGCCGAGCTGGACCTCGTCCTACCTGCTGATCACGCTGGCGGCGGCCATTCCGCTGCCGATCCTTGCCTCGCTGCCCGCCCAGCCTTCGCGCGAAGGCGGCACGGGCACCGGCGGGCGCGGCGTTGCGCTGGTCACCGGCCTCGGTGCGAGCGCGGCAATCCTGCTGGCGATCGGGCTGGGCACCGCTTTGGTCGGCTGGCTGGTGCTGGGCGCAGCGTCGGGCATCGGCGTCGACGCCAAGACCAACGTCACGCCCTGGGTGCTGGGCATTTCGGCGCTGCCATTCCTCGCAATGGCGATCGCCCTGCCCCGCATCCGCACCGCGGGTCCGAACTCGCCGCTGCGCACTTCGACCGCGATCGGGCCCTATGTCGACTTCTTCTGGCGCTATGGCACGCTTGCGATCACGCTGATGGCGTTCGTTTCGATCTATCGCATGGGCGACGTGCTGGCGCTCAACCTGTCCAAGCCGATGATCCTCGGACTGGGTTACACCAAGACCGAGATCGGCCGGGCGGACGGGATCATCGCGCTGGTTTCGTCGATCGTCGGCGTTGGCCTTGGCGGATGGATGGTCACACGCTGGCCCTCGGCGATCACGCTGACCATCGGCGCGATCTTCGCGGCGATCGGCAATTTCGGCTTCGTCTGGCTGGCGCATATGCCGCATGACGAGATGACGCTCTACATCGCCACCGCGCTCGACCAGTTCGGCAACGGCATGGCCGGGGCGGTGTTCGTGGTCTATCTGTCGATGCTGTGCAGCCCGCGCTATCCCGGCGCGCAATATGCGTTCCTGTCGGGCTTCGCCTTCCTGCTCTCGCGATTGCTGGCGGGCGCGGGTGGCACGATCGTCGGGCAGCTCGACAAGATGCCGTGGCTGAAGGCGCTCAATGCCAGTGGCTTCGATGCGTTCTTCTTCGCCTCGGGTGCGATCAGCCTGGCGGCGTTGCTGTTCCTGCCGCTGATCGCGCGGGCAAGGGCGCGGCCTTATGAGGAAGCTGCATGA
- a CDS encoding TonB-dependent receptor has translation MVGSTSFRMALASGTALIALAGAPAAFAQDATAPATLPETQTQTADPEVPQGEILVTGSRIRQNPNNSALPLQVISSAEIERNGISSPEQLIMYLSTNGSGADNLASNADVTTGAQRGTNGLSAANLRGQGSAGTLVLLNGRRVAAHGLSGSAVDVNQIPFAAIERVEVLKDGASAIYGTDAVGGVINFITKKSFQGVSVTGFTDQTEAGGGDIYRVSGLVGYGDLNEDGFNIMAGASYSWNKILRGADRPFVNGNQPQNGLSIDTRGTPIATAFNIGANTRPGSITAGGTLLTGLTLTAPNGANAAAGGINPLDLAGGAGCTSMDGGMDYDFALWAAPTAYYACAWDTGRVAVIQQPIETLTYYGRAVASLGGGHEISLEVTGSEADSAKSFSNAQFTANTTNFAIAYPRNATTAATYDAVFNSIRGNFANPAINPSTQPVRDAQIAALDARYGLPIAYRWRCDVCGPREYRTNTKTFRAALAIEGPLWEGWDYRTGASYAKSEASSVLGSGYYYRGTLANGDVDPNAPLGTGSTVGRGLVGVMNSGLINPFSSTQTAAGLAALQSVSAEGATLYGGQYEVRQFDFSASGPLFGIWGGDVQLAAGIDIRKETYSFNGSEAAAATAPVIFLAAFDNVNALTPKSRTVKAAYAEVLVPLLPGLDITGAVRIDDYTGFGSTTNPKISVKYRPFEQVMFRGSYNTGFRVPSFNQIFNGVTDSPYSGSDLVDPVTCNNPGKTVDPSVPGCAFIRPSILTGGNRQLGPETAEQFSAGVVFQPIRNVSFSADWWSIAVDNTIQLLTLRQIIDNAALFPERFIRDATNTVVAIDDRWANAGSRRTQGLEFSFRASSIEMLGGSFSLGSDATFLLKKREKLTPTAAYGPSLIGVFSFAGDLGVRWKQNSFVTYTTGGLTASVSHIFREGYKNGALPGIANGTITRPGYNPFVADYHIFNASISYSGFKPFKVTAGVRNIFDTDPPFAITYDGNSGAGGSWEPRVADPRGRSFTLALEANF, from the coding sequence ATGGTTGGATCGACTTCGTTCAGAATGGCTCTGGCGTCGGGCACCGCGCTGATCGCGCTGGCAGGCGCGCCGGCAGCCTTCGCGCAGGACGCCACCGCACCGGCCACGCTGCCGGAAACGCAGACGCAGACCGCCGATCCGGAGGTGCCGCAGGGTGAAATCCTGGTCACCGGTTCGCGCATCCGCCAGAATCCGAACAACAGCGCGCTGCCGCTTCAGGTCATTTCGAGCGCCGAGATCGAGCGCAACGGCATCAGCAGCCCCGAGCAGCTGATCATGTATCTGAGCACCAACGGCTCGGGCGCGGACAACCTCGCCTCCAACGCAGACGTCACCACGGGCGCCCAGCGCGGCACCAACGGCCTCTCCGCCGCAAACCTTCGCGGTCAGGGCAGCGCCGGTACGCTGGTCCTGCTCAACGGCCGCCGCGTCGCGGCCCACGGCCTGTCGGGCTCGGCAGTCGACGTGAACCAGATCCCGTTCGCGGCGATCGAACGCGTCGAAGTGCTGAAGGACGGCGCATCGGCGATCTACGGTACCGACGCGGTCGGCGGCGTGATCAACTTCATCACCAAGAAGAGCTTCCAGGGCGTCAGCGTCACCGGCTTCACCGATCAGACCGAAGCGGGCGGCGGCGACATCTACCGCGTTTCGGGACTGGTCGGTTACGGCGACCTGAACGAGGACGGCTTCAACATCATGGCCGGCGCATCGTATAGCTGGAACAAGATTCTGCGCGGTGCGGATCGCCCGTTCGTCAACGGCAATCAGCCGCAGAACGGCCTGTCGATCGATACCCGCGGCACTCCGATCGCGACTGCGTTCAATATCGGTGCGAACACGCGCCCCGGCAGCATCACCGCCGGCGGCACGCTGCTTACCGGCCTGACCCTGACCGCGCCGAACGGCGCCAACGCGGCGGCCGGCGGCATCAACCCGCTCGATCTGGCTGGCGGCGCGGGCTGCACGTCGATGGACGGCGGCATGGACTATGACTTTGCGCTGTGGGCGGCGCCGACTGCCTATTACGCCTGCGCATGGGACACGGGCCGCGTCGCGGTGATCCAGCAGCCGATCGAAACGCTGACCTATTATGGCCGCGCCGTGGCCTCGCTGGGCGGCGGTCATGAGATTTCGCTGGAAGTCACCGGCTCCGAAGCGGATTCGGCCAAGAGCTTCTCGAACGCGCAGTTCACCGCGAACACCACCAACTTCGCGATCGCCTATCCGCGCAACGCGACGACCGCCGCCACCTATGACGCGGTGTTCAACTCGATCCGCGGGAACTTCGCCAATCCGGCGATCAACCCCAGCACCCAGCCGGTTCGCGATGCGCAGATCGCAGCGCTCGACGCCCGTTATGGCCTGCCGATCGCGTATCGCTGGCGCTGCGACGTCTGCGGCCCGCGCGAGTATCGCACCAACACCAAGACGTTCCGCGCCGCGCTGGCGATCGAAGGTCCGCTGTGGGAGGGCTGGGATTACCGCACCGGCGCATCCTATGCGAAGAGCGAAGCTTCGTCGGTCCTCGGCTCGGGTTACTATTATCGCGGCACGCTCGCCAATGGCGACGTCGATCCCAATGCGCCGCTCGGCACCGGCTCGACCGTCGGTCGCGGCTTGGTCGGCGTGATGAACTCGGGCCTGATCAATCCGTTCAGCTCGACCCAGACCGCCGCCGGTCTCGCCGCGCTCCAGTCGGTCTCGGCCGAAGGTGCGACGCTCTATGGCGGCCAGTATGAAGTCCGCCAGTTCGACTTCTCGGCGTCGGGTCCGCTGTTCGGCATCTGGGGCGGCGACGTCCAGCTCGCGGCCGGCATCGACATCCGCAAGGAAACCTATTCGTTCAACGGTTCGGAAGCTGCTGCAGCCACCGCACCGGTGATCTTCCTGGCGGCGTTCGATAACGTCAACGCGCTGACGCCGAAGAGCCGCACCGTGAAGGCGGCCTATGCCGAAGTGCTGGTGCCGCTGCTTCCTGGCCTCGATATCACCGGCGCGGTTCGCATCGACGATTATACGGGCTTCGGCAGCACCACGAACCCGAAGATCTCGGTCAAGTATCGTCCGTTCGAACAGGTCATGTTCCGCGGCTCGTACAACACCGGCTTCCGCGTTCCGTCGTTCAACCAGATCTTCAACGGCGTGACCGACTCGCCCTATTCGGGCAGCGATCTGGTCGATCCGGTGACCTGCAACAATCCGGGCAAGACCGTCGATCCGTCGGTTCCGGGCTGCGCGTTCATCCGTCCCAGCATCCTGACTGGCGGCAACCGCCAGCTGGGGCCGGAAACGGCGGAACAGTTCAGCGCGGGCGTCGTGTTCCAGCCGATCCGCAATGTCAGCTTCTCGGCCGACTGGTGGTCGATCGCGGTCGACAACACGATCCAGCTGCTCACGCTGCGTCAGATCATCGATAACGCCGCGCTGTTCCCGGAGCGGTTCATCCGCGACGCGACCAACACCGTGGTTGCCATCGACGATCGCTGGGCGAATGCCGGTTCGCGGCGCACCCAGGGTCTGGAATTCTCGTTCCGCGCCTCGTCGATCGAAATGCTCGGCGGCAGCTTCTCGCTGGGTTCGGATGCGACCTTCCTGCTCAAGAAGCGTGAAAAGCTGACCCCGACTGCGGCCTATGGCCCCAGCCTGATCGGCGTGTTCAGCTTCGCGGGCGATCTGGGCGTGCGCTGGAAGCAGAACTCGTTCGTCACCTACACCACGGGTGGCCTGACCGCTTCGGTCAGCCACATCTTCCGCGAAGGTTACAAGAACGGCGCACTGCCCGGCATCGCCAACGGCACGATCACGCGTCCGGGCTACAACCCGTTCGTGGCCGACTATCACATCTTCAACGCCTCGATCAGCTATTCGGGCTTCAAGCCCTTCAAGGTGACCGCAGGCGTCCGGAACATCTTCGATACCGATCCGCCCTTTGCCATCACCTATGACGGCAACTCGGGCGCGGGCGGCAGCTGGGAACCGCGCGTCGCGGATCCGCGCGGCCGTTCGTTCACCCTCGCGCTCGAAGCGAACTTCTAA
- a CDS encoding lipopolysaccharide biosynthesis protein yields MKHEAIGTSEPGDLLRRVRQAVIWRSGSQIVAQAVAWGSTFMVIRLLDPADYGLFAMTQVVLVFLNLLNGYGVASALIRAETVSRTELRQVFGMLVLLNFGLGLAQFVAAPWIAGYYRQDAVTGLLQVQALLYVATPFTALSHAMLSRQMDFKRPAQVRLAAALAGAGTALACALAGWGVWTLVAAPMALFYVEAIGMTWAARSLMWPSFRFRGSGSLFGYGAALTGAQFFWFLQSQADVMIAGRSLDPHALGIYTTALFLTQIIASKFVPPLNEVAFAAYSRIQDQRDVMQSAFLKTVRLIMLVAMPAYLGLAVTAEPLVATMLGEKWLETAAVVPILALAMPLLTLQILFAPATNALGKPGISLRAAIAGGVVLPVAFLIGVRWGIEGLAWGWLIGMALVLAFTASQSLPAIGVRARSVALAVAPGLAASLAMAALVLLADGALPALAAPARLAVLIAVGALSYALLLGLFARGVVIDAWTLIRREPALPRSA; encoded by the coding sequence GTGAAACACGAAGCGATCGGGACCAGCGAGCCGGGCGACCTGCTGCGGCGGGTGAGGCAGGCGGTGATCTGGCGTTCGGGGAGCCAGATCGTGGCGCAGGCGGTGGCGTGGGGATCGACCTTCATGGTCATCCGCTTGCTCGATCCCGCCGATTACGGCCTGTTCGCGATGACCCAGGTGGTCCTCGTTTTCCTCAATCTGCTGAACGGATATGGCGTCGCGAGCGCACTGATCCGCGCCGAGACCGTCTCGCGGACCGAGCTGCGGCAAGTGTTCGGGATGCTGGTGCTGCTCAATTTCGGGCTGGGGCTTGCGCAGTTCGTCGCGGCGCCGTGGATCGCGGGCTATTACCGGCAGGATGCGGTGACCGGCCTGCTCCAGGTGCAGGCTTTGCTCTATGTCGCGACGCCGTTCACGGCCCTGTCCCATGCGATGCTGAGCCGCCAGATGGATTTCAAGCGACCGGCGCAGGTGCGGCTCGCGGCGGCGCTGGCGGGCGCGGGAACCGCGCTGGCCTGTGCGCTGGCCGGATGGGGCGTATGGACGCTGGTCGCGGCACCGATGGCGCTCTTCTATGTCGAGGCGATCGGGATGACGTGGGCGGCGCGGTCGCTGATGTGGCCTAGTTTCCGCTTTCGCGGATCGGGTTCGCTGTTCGGCTATGGCGCGGCGCTGACGGGCGCGCAGTTCTTCTGGTTCCTGCAAAGCCAGGCGGATGTGATGATCGCGGGGCGCTCGCTCGATCCACACGCGCTGGGGATCTATACGACCGCGCTGTTCCTGACGCAGATCATCGCGTCGAAATTCGTGCCGCCGCTGAACGAAGTGGCCTTCGCCGCCTATTCGCGGATCCAGGACCAGCGCGACGTGATGCAAAGCGCGTTCCTCAAGACCGTGCGGCTGATCATGCTGGTTGCGATGCCGGCCTATCTGGGACTGGCGGTGACGGCCGAGCCTTTGGTCGCGACGATGCTGGGCGAGAAATGGCTGGAGACGGCTGCGGTGGTGCCGATCCTCGCGCTCGCCATGCCGCTGCTGACCTTGCAGATTCTGTTCGCGCCGGCCACCAACGCGCTGGGCAAGCCGGGCATCTCGCTGCGCGCGGCAATTGCGGGCGGCGTGGTGCTGCCCGTGGCGTTCCTGATCGGGGTGCGCTGGGGGATCGAAGGGCTGGCATGGGGCTGGCTGATCGGGATGGCACTGGTGCTGGCGTTCACCGCGAGCCAGTCGCTGCCGGCGATCGGGGTGCGCGCGCGCAGCGTCGCGCTGGCGGTTGCGCCGGGGCTGGCGGCGTCGCTGGCGATGGCGGCGCTGGTGCTGCTGGCGGACGGCGCCCTGCCCGCTCTGGCCGCACCCGCACGACTGGCCGTGCTGATCGCGGTCGGCGCGCTGAGCTATGCCCTGCTGCTCGGGCTGTTCGCGCGCGGCGTCGTGATCGACGCCTGGACGCTCATTCGCCGCGAGCCAGCGCTTCCTCGGTCGGCGTGA
- a CDS encoding GNAT family N-acetyltransferase, with amino-acid sequence MMHEVIDSPAAESCVGIEVESGFPPLLDDLASRAIGARAFLRSAWYAGDGAEGTTLVARRIDGGVIAAIPTIPIGPAMLGARTVPGSYWPFRSILIDESATQGELTEAFKHSLTRSLLTPMWRVGPIYKDDPATVMLKRAAARAGWTVLTRHISRTFVFDLAASEAEGGWPRKSTRRRLAGYEKQLGAMGEVSYRHVTGADWDEAAFAALAAIEANSWVGKSTDGSGAKFLSQAQRKRWRTAVADPVLAEALSAAILFVGDVPAAFSFDLQDGATQYSIASSYDDRFAAGRPGRIVTWRQLEWARGRGVTMVDLGAGDSGYKQDMGAVAGSEILDLLIVRSRSAAKVLKLKWGEESAIGRDAFLPAADIGHAAMLTRIEPWLAAGAIAAAALALSE; translated from the coding sequence ATGATGCATGAGGTGATCGACAGCCCGGCGGCGGAAAGCTGTGTGGGCATCGAGGTGGAGAGCGGGTTTCCGCCTCTGCTCGACGATCTCGCCTCGCGTGCGATCGGAGCCCGGGCGTTCCTGCGATCCGCCTGGTATGCCGGCGACGGCGCGGAGGGGACGACGCTGGTCGCGCGGCGGATCGATGGCGGCGTTATCGCCGCAATCCCCACCATTCCGATCGGCCCGGCGATGCTCGGTGCGCGGACGGTGCCGGGGAGCTATTGGCCGTTCCGATCGATCCTGATCGACGAGAGCGCGACGCAGGGCGAACTGACCGAGGCGTTCAAACACTCCCTTACCCGATCGCTGCTGACGCCGATGTGGCGCGTCGGGCCGATCTACAAGGACGACCCCGCCACGGTGATGCTGAAGCGCGCGGCGGCGCGGGCGGGCTGGACGGTGCTGACGCGGCATATCAGCCGGACCTTCGTATTCGATCTGGCGGCGAGCGAAGCCGAAGGCGGCTGGCCGCGCAAATCGACGCGGCGGCGGCTGGCCGGGTATGAGAAGCAGTTGGGGGCGATGGGCGAGGTCTCGTACCGTCATGTCACCGGCGCGGACTGGGACGAAGCGGCGTTCGCGGCGCTGGCGGCGATCGAAGCGAACAGCTGGGTCGGCAAATCCACCGACGGCAGCGGCGCAAAGTTTCTGAGCCAAGCGCAGCGCAAGCGCTGGCGGACAGCGGTCGCCGATCCGGTGCTGGCCGAGGCGCTTTCGGCGGCGATCCTGTTCGTCGGCGATGTGCCCGCCGCCTTCTCGTTCGACCTTCAGGACGGCGCGACGCAGTACAGCATCGCCAGCAGCTATGACGATCGCTTCGCCGCGGGGCGGCCGGGGCGGATCGTGACGTGGCGGCAGCTCGAATGGGCGCGCGGGCGCGGGGTGACGATGGTCGATCTCGGCGCGGGTGACAGCGGCTACAAGCAGGATATGGGCGCGGTGGCGGGATCGGAGATCCTCGACCTGCTGATCGTCCGCAGCCGTTCCGCCGCGAAGGTGCTCAAGCTGAAATGGGGCGAGGAATCGGCGATCGGGCGCGATGCGTTCCTGCCCGCCGCGGACATCGGCCATGCCGCGATGCTGACCCGGATCGAGCCGTGGCTGGCGGCGGGGGCGATCGCTGCTGCCGCGCTGGCGCTGTCTGAATAG
- a CDS encoding serine hydrolase — MIDDAFAPAARAIADKRIPGATLGVVTADGRRWTKTDGMAALQPEPEILTPEHWFDLASVSKVIATTTMILQLADWGKIDLDAPLTTAIPDLRQYDVANAAERKLTFRDCLAHRSFFPAVEPIYTYGDDPARLRAFVLQREWRHVDPPVYSDINFILLGIAIERITGRPLGEWALNAELSFGPPPGPAVATEFCHWRGRVLKGEVHDENCAAMGGQTGHAGLFGTVNGVLDYAQGLLDGSGASPAMIEAMRTPYYDHRTCGWERKFAGWSGGQACSRETIGHTGFTGTGLWVDFELGLAWTLLTNRVHPTRHFDSGIFVLRPETGDAVAKAFG; from the coding sequence ATGATCGACGACGCTTTCGCGCCGGCTGCGCGCGCCATTGCCGACAAGCGGATACCGGGAGCGACGCTGGGTGTAGTGACCGCCGACGGGCGGCGCTGGACGAAGACCGACGGCATGGCGGCGCTCCAGCCCGAACCGGAGATACTGACGCCCGAGCATTGGTTCGATCTGGCGTCGGTGTCGAAGGTGATCGCCACCACCACGATGATCCTGCAACTCGCCGATTGGGGAAAGATCGACCTCGATGCGCCGCTGACCACGGCGATCCCCGACCTGCGGCAATATGACGTGGCCAACGCGGCGGAGCGGAAGCTGACCTTCCGCGATTGTCTGGCGCATCGCAGCTTCTTCCCCGCGGTGGAGCCGATCTACACCTATGGCGACGACCCGGCGCGGCTGCGCGCGTTCGTGCTCCAGCGCGAATGGCGGCACGTCGACCCGCCGGTCTATTCGGACATCAACTTCATCCTGCTGGGCATCGCGATCGAGCGGATCACCGGGCGGCCGCTGGGCGAATGGGCGCTGAACGCCGAGCTGAGCTTCGGCCCGCCCCCCGGCCCCGCGGTCGCGACCGAATTCTGCCACTGGCGCGGGCGCGTGCTGAAGGGCGAGGTGCATGATGAGAATTGCGCCGCGATGGGCGGGCAGACCGGCCATGCCGGGCTGTTCGGTACGGTGAACGGCGTGCTCGATTACGCGCAGGGACTGCTCGACGGCAGCGGCGCTTCCCCCGCGATGATCGAAGCGATGCGGACCCCTTATTACGACCACCGCACCTGCGGTTGGGAGCGCAAGTTCGCGGGCTGGTCGGGCGGGCAAGCCTGTTCGAGGGAGACGATCGGCCATACTGGCTTCACCGGCACCGGCCTGTGGGTCGATTTCGAGCTCGGACTGGCATGGACGCTGCTGACCAACCGCGTGCATCCGACGCGGCATTTCGACAGCGGCATCTTCGTGTTGCGGCCGGAGACGGGGGATGCGGTGGCGAAGGCATTTGGGTGA